One Panicum virgatum strain AP13 chromosome 9K, P.virgatum_v5, whole genome shotgun sequence genomic region harbors:
- the LOC120646787 gene encoding lecithin-cholesterol acyltransferase-like 1 has protein sequence MALVPPLLVVAALLPLALPLGGAAGDLHPVVLVPGYASNRLEATLTAAYEPPAPACAGRQGLWFPLWPNHTATRDASQVPCFADQMSLVYDAGADDYRNADGVVTRVPSFGSARALIGWDQLVRQLEGMGYRDGETLLAAPYDFRYAVAPRGHPSAVGGRYFRDLGRLIRASGLRRGRPAVLVAHSFGCALTYQFLLSRPLPWRRRHVKHVVFLGSALGGFAPGMYVLAAGTDYGLPGVTRPSMLRLARSQQSALWRLPTPLVFGDRPLAVTRSGTYTARNMSAFLDAIGFPDGVRQYQTRVLPMWEALPPPMVPVTSVIGVGIRTPETYVFGADGFEGEPEVVYGDGDGDINLVSLAAVEDWAGVEGQAMEVVRLPGVHHGGFFSVDAAVERVVDEIRRAAGGSIELDRKFSI, from the exons ATGGCTCTCGTTCCTCCGCTCCTCgtcgtggcggcgctgctgccgctggcTCTGCCGCtcgggggcgccgccggggaCCTGCACCCGGTCGTGCTCGTGCCGGGCTACGCCTCCAACCGGCTCGAGGCGACGCTGACGGCGGCGTACGAGCCCCCGGCGCCCGCGTGCGCGGGCCGGCAGGGGTTGTGGTTCCCGCTGTGGCCCAACCACACGGCGACGCGCGACGCCAGCCAGGTCCCCTGCTTCGCGGACCAGATGAGCCTCGTCTacgacgccggcgccgacgactACCGCAACGCCGACGGCGTGGTCACCCGCGTCCCGTCCTTCGGCTCCGCGCGCGCCCTCATCGG GTGGGACCAGCTGGTGCGGCAGCTGGAGGGCATGGGCTACCGCGACGGCGAgaccctcctcgccgcgccctaCGACTTCCGCTACGCCGTCGCGCCGCGGGGCCACCCGTCGGCGGTGGGCGGCCGCTACTTCCGCGACCTCGGGCGCCTCATCCGGGCGAGCGGCCTCCGCCGGGGCCGCCCGGCCGTCCTCGTCGCGCACAGCTTCGGCTGCGCGCTCACGTACCAGTTCCTCCTCTCCCGCCCGCtcccctggcgccgccgccacgtcaaGCACGTCGTCTTCCTGGGCTCCGCGCTCGGCGGGTTCGCGCCGGGGATGtacgtgctcgccgccggcaccgaCTACGGCCTGCCGGGCGTCACGCGGCCGTCGATGCTCCGGCTGGCGCGGAGCCAGCAGAGCGCCCTGTGGCGCCTGCCCACGCCGCTGGTGTTCGGGGACCGCCCGCTGGCGGTCACCAGGAGCggcacctacacggcgcgcaaCATGTCGGCGTTCCTCGACGCGATCGGCTTCCCCGACGGGGTGCGGCAGTACCAGACCCGGGTGCTGCCGATGTGggaggcgctgccgccgccgatggtGCCGGTGACCAGCGTCATCGGGGTCGGGATCAGGACACCGGAGACGTACGTGTTCGGGGCGGACGGTTTCGAGGGGGAACCCGAGGTGGTGTACGGCGACGGGGACGGGGACATCAACCTGGTGAGCCTCGCGGCCGTCGAGGACTGGGCCGGGGTAGAGGGGCAGGCCATGGAGGTCGTCAGGCTCCCGGGCGTGCACCACGGTGGCTTCTTCAGCGTCGATGCCGCTGTCGAGAGGGTAGTCGATGAGATACGCAGGGCAGCAGGAGGAAGCATAGAGCTCGATCGGAAATTCAGTATCTGA
- the LOC120646788 gene encoding heptahelical transmembrane protein ADIPOR3-like: MAGEEAERLAASAAAAWGEAEEGEGKPGAGAKKRKRYGLVEYRALPGYLRDNEYIHRHYRCEWPLPQVLLSAFSIHNETLNVWTHLIGFFIFLALTIYTATQVPNVVDIQSLQHLPDVLRNADIHKIQAELLSCLPSLPHLPDLQNLKDELKSSWNSMEVLPSLSRWHLLELLSNCLPQRFSHTNETSLSVLQSMKEEIANMIAPQLIRPIARWPFYAFLGGAMFCLFASSTCHLLSCHSRRLAYIMLRLDYAGIAALIATSFYPPVYYSFMCYPFFCNLYLSFITILGVATIAFSLLPVFQNPEFRTIRAWLFFGMGASGVIPVLHKLVLFWHQPEALHTTGYEVLMGLFYGLGALVYATRVPERWMPGKFDIAGHSHQLFHVLVVAGAYTHYHAGLLYLKWRDLQGC; encoded by the exons AtggcgggggaggaggcggagaggttagcggcgtcggcggcggcggcgtggggggaggcggaggagggggaggggaagcCGGGCGCGGGGGCCAAGAAGAGGAAGCGATACGGGCTCGTCGAGTACCGGGCGCTGCCGGGCTACCTGCGGGACAACGAGTACATCCACCGGCACTACCGCTGCGAGTGGCCGCTCCCGCAGGTGCTGCTCTCCGCCTTCTCCATCCACAACGAGACCCTCAACGTCTGGAC GCATTTGATTGGATTTTTCATCTTCCTAGCTCTGACCATATACACGGCAACTCAAGTTCCAAATGTAGTAGACATCCAGAGCCTACAGCATTTGCCAGATGTGCTGAGAAATGCTGATATTCATAAGATTCAGGCAGAGCTTCTGTCATGCCTTCCATCATTACCTCACCTTCCTGATTTACAAAATCTGAAGGATGAGCTGAAGAGCTCGTGGAATTCAATGGAGGTTCTTCCATCTCTGTCTCGTTGGCATCTGTTGGAGTTACTCTCAAATTGCCTGCCCCAAAGATTTAGCCATACCAATGAAACAAGTTTGTCTGTTCTT CAAAGCATGAAGGAGGAAATAGCAAACATGATTGCACCACAGCTGATTAGACCAATTGCACGATGGCCATTCTACGCCTTCTTGGGAGGAGCCATGTTTTGCCTTTTTGCCAGCAGCACTTGCCACCTTCTCTCCTGCCACTCTCGCCGCCTCGCATACATCATGCTTCGACTTGATTATGCAGGCATTGCTGCTCTTATTGCAACATCCTTCTACCCTCCAGTATACTATTCATTCATGTGTTACCCCTTCTTTTGCAACCTGTACCTGAGCTTCATAACCATCCTAGGGGTGGCAACTATTGCGTTCTCTCTACTCCCAGTCTTCCAGAACCCAGAGTTCAGAACCATCAGAGCGTGGCTCTTTTTCGGCATGGGAGCATCAGGTGTGATCCCTGTTCTTCACAAGCTGGTCCTTTTCTGGCATCAACCAGAGGCATTGCACACGACCGGATATGAAGTTCTGATGGGGCTCTTCTATGGGCTGGGAGCACTGGTGTACGCAACCCGGGTCCCTGAGCGATGGATGCCTGGGAAGTTTGACATTGCTGGGCACAGCCACCAGCTATTCCACGTCTTGGTTGTCGCTGGAGCATATACACACTACCACGCAGGGCTCTTGTATCTCAAGTGGAGAGACCTGCAAGGCTGCTGA